A single window of Rissa tridactyla isolate bRisTri1 unplaced genomic scaffold, bRisTri1.patW.cur.20221130 scaffold_33, whole genome shotgun sequence DNA harbors:
- the LOC128903418 gene encoding olfactory receptor 14J1-like, with the protein MSNGSSITHFLLLAFADTRELQLLHFCLFLGIYLAALLGNGLIITAVACDHRLHTPMYFFLLNLALLDLGCISTTLPKAMANSLWDTRAISFSGCAAQVFFFAFLISAEFYLLTIMSYDRYVAICKPLHYGSLLGSRACVHMAAAAWGSGFLYALLHTANTFSISLCQGNGLDQFFCEIPQILKLSCTDSDYLREVGLIVFGACLFFTCFVFIVVSYVQIFRAVLRIPSEQGRHKAFSTCLPHLVIVSLFISTAVFAYLKPSSISSPSLDLVLSILYSVVPPAVNPLIYSMRNQELKGALRKLMTQVRLRDSKV; encoded by the exons atgtccaacggcagctccatcacccacttcctcctcctggcattcgcagacacacgggagctgcagctcttgcacttctgcctcttcctgggcatctacctggctgccctcctgggcaatggcctcatcatcactgccgtagcctgtgaccaccgcctccacacccccatgtacttcttcctcctcaacctcgccctcctcgacctgggctgcatctccaccactctgcccaaagccatggccaattccctctgggacaccagggccatctccttctcgggatgtgctgcccaggtctttttctttgccttcttgatctcagcagagttttatcttctgacaatCATgtcctacgaccgctacgttgccatctgcaaacccctgcactatgggtccctcctgggcagcagagcttgtgtccacatggcagcagctgcctggggcagtggctttctctatgctctgctgcacacagccaatacattttcaatatctctctGTCAAGGAAATGGCCTAGaccaatttttctgtgaaatcccccagatcctcaagctctcctgcacagactcggactacctcagggaagttgggcttattgtgtttggtgcctgtttattctttacgtgttttgttttcattgtggtgtcctatgtgcagatcttcagggctgtgctgagaatcccctcagagcagggacggcacaaagccttttccacgtgcctccctcacctggtcaTTGTCTCCCTGTTTATCAGCACTGCTGTATTTGCCTACCTGAaaccctcctccatctcctcaccatccTTAGATCTGGTGCTGTcaattctgtactcggtggtgcctccagcagtgaaccccctcatctacagcatgaggaaccaggagctcaagggtgccctgaggaaactgat gacacaggtgcggctgagggactcaaag GTGTAA